In one window of Nakamurella sp. PAMC28650 DNA:
- a CDS encoding YaaA family protein translates to MYVLLPPSETKEIGGAGPVLDLDGLPFPTLGPTRARLVSALTSLAADLPASRAALKVSAGLDHEIAANAVLSSAPTSSAMRRYTGVLYASMQTPPMSASERSRAEPRILITSALFGLLTGDSAIPAYRLSAGSRLPGLPTIASLWKPEMAAVLAGLDEPVLDLRSGAYAAFAPAPGAIAVRVVTVTRAGETKPVSHDNKAIKGVLARLVATTRGRVDTIPKLLTLTYRAGLSVKRTGPLSLDLIAPPVH, encoded by the coding sequence GTGTACGTACTCCTGCCGCCGTCGGAAACCAAGGAGATCGGCGGGGCCGGACCGGTCCTGGATCTCGATGGGTTGCCGTTTCCCACCCTGGGTCCGACGAGGGCCCGGCTCGTCTCGGCACTCACCTCGCTCGCCGCGGATCTACCCGCCTCGCGTGCCGCGTTGAAGGTATCTGCCGGTCTGGACCACGAGATCGCGGCGAATGCCGTCCTCTCCAGCGCTCCCACCTCGTCAGCCATGCGGCGGTACACCGGAGTGCTCTACGCGTCCATGCAGACCCCGCCGATGAGCGCGTCGGAGCGCTCGAGGGCCGAGCCCAGGATCCTGATCACCTCGGCGCTGTTCGGACTGTTGACGGGCGACAGTGCCATCCCCGCCTACCGACTGTCCGCCGGATCCAGACTGCCCGGCCTCCCGACGATCGCATCGCTGTGGAAACCCGAGATGGCCGCCGTGCTGGCCGGTCTGGACGAGCCGGTGCTGGATCTACGATCCGGCGCCTACGCGGCCTTCGCACCGGCTCCCGGCGCGATCGCCGTTCGGGTGGTGACGGTCACCCGGGCGGGCGAGACCAAGCCGGTGAGCCATGACAACAAGGCGATCAAGGGTGTGCTCGCCCGACTGGTGGCGACCACCAGGGGCAGGGTCGACACCATCCCGAAGTTGCTGACGCTCACCTACCGGGCCGGACTCTCGGTCAAACGCACCGGCCCACTCTCGCTCGACCTGATCGCGCCACCCGTCCACTGA
- the nusA gene encoding transcription termination factor NusA encodes MNVDITALRAVEKEKGIEFDSLIETLETALLTAYKHTEGHFQHARVEVDRKSGGISVLVAEPEGDGGFGPEFDDTPDDFGRIAATTARQVIQQRLRDAENERTFGDFAGREHELITGTVSADAKVNARGVVVVSLGEVEGIIPAAEQAPGESYVHGQRLRCYVVAVTRGARGAQITLSRTHPNLVRKLFALEVPEIADGSVEITAVAREAGHRTKIAVRPMVAGINAKGACIGPMGQRVRAVMSELGGEKIDIIDWDEDPATFVGNALSPARALSITVVDAVAKAARVIVPDFQLSLAIGKEGQNARLAARLTGWRIDIRSDAAPAVPPATD; translated from the coding sequence ATGAACGTTGACATCACAGCGCTGCGCGCGGTCGAGAAAGAGAAGGGGATCGAATTCGATTCCCTCATCGAGACGCTCGAGACGGCGCTGCTGACCGCCTACAAGCACACCGAGGGCCATTTCCAGCACGCCAGGGTCGAGGTGGACCGCAAGAGCGGTGGGATCAGCGTGCTGGTGGCGGAACCGGAGGGCGACGGCGGGTTCGGACCCGAGTTCGACGACACGCCTGACGATTTCGGTCGCATCGCTGCGACCACGGCACGCCAGGTGATCCAGCAGCGACTGCGGGACGCCGAGAACGAGCGCACCTTCGGTGACTTCGCCGGCCGGGAACACGAGCTCATCACCGGCACGGTCAGTGCCGACGCCAAGGTCAACGCGCGTGGCGTCGTCGTGGTCAGCCTCGGCGAGGTCGAGGGCATCATCCCGGCAGCGGAGCAGGCGCCCGGTGAGAGCTACGTCCACGGCCAACGGCTGCGCTGCTACGTGGTGGCCGTCACCCGGGGCGCGCGCGGCGCGCAGATCACCCTGTCCCGCACGCACCCGAACCTGGTCCGCAAGCTGTTCGCGCTGGAGGTCCCGGAGATCGCCGACGGCAGCGTGGAGATCACCGCGGTGGCCAGGGAGGCCGGGCACCGGACCAAGATCGCCGTCCGCCCGATGGTGGCCGGCATCAATGCCAAGGGAGCGTGCATCGGTCCGATGGGCCAACGCGTGCGCGCCGTGATGAGCGAACTCGGCGGCGAGAAGATCGACATCATCGACTGGGACGAGGACCCGGCCACCTTCGTCGGGAACGCACTGTCGCCGGCGCGGGCGCTGTCCATCACCGTCGTCGACGCCGTCGCGAAGGCAGCCAGGGTGATCGTCCCGGATTTCCAGCTCTCGTTGGCCATCGGCAAGGAGGGCCAGAACGCCCGACTGGCGGCCAGACTGACCGGGTGGCGGATCGACATCCGCAGCGATGCCGCACCGGCCGTGCCGCCCGCTACCGATTGA
- a CDS encoding proline--tRNA ligase has translation MSNLFLRTLREDPADAEVPSHQLLVRAGYVRRAAPGIYSWLPLGYRVLRNVERIVREEMDGIGAQEVHFPALLPREPYEASGRWTEYGDNLFRLKDRKGGDYLLGPTHEEMFTLLVKDICSSYKSLPLALYQIQTKYRDEARPRAGILRGREFVMKDSYSFDIDDAGLEASYQRHREAYIRIFDRLGLRYVIVAATSGAMGGSASEEFLADSEVGEDTYVRSPGGYAANVEAVTTPVPDSIPFDDELPAQIRDTPDTPTIESLVALSNTSFPRADRSWTAADTLKNLIVTLRMPDGTREALAIGLPGDREVDMKRLEAQMAPAEIEPFTEEDFRRHPTLVKGYIGPGVLGTAKSSGIRYLLDPRIVPGTRWITGADAHGKHVFDLTAGRDFTGEGVVEAAEILAGDPAPDGSGPLSLARGIEMGHIFQLGRKYADALGLQVLDQNGKLVTVTMGSYGVGVSRAVAAVAENSHDDKGLIWPRELAPADVHLVMAGKWPEVVAAAEEIAGELDAAGISVLLDDRKVSPGVKFADAELLGVPTILVVGRGVGDGTVEIKDRRSGQGTEVAVGEVVDRLKAIVAS, from the coding sequence ATGTCGAACCTGTTCCTTCGCACTCTGCGAGAGGATCCAGCCGACGCCGAGGTGCCGAGCCATCAGCTCCTGGTGCGGGCCGGATACGTACGCCGAGCCGCCCCCGGCATCTATTCGTGGCTGCCCCTGGGTTACCGGGTGCTGCGCAACGTGGAGCGCATCGTCCGCGAGGAGATGGACGGGATCGGCGCCCAGGAGGTCCACTTCCCGGCCCTGCTGCCCCGCGAGCCCTACGAGGCGAGCGGCCGCTGGACCGAGTACGGGGACAACCTCTTCCGCCTGAAGGACCGCAAGGGCGGCGACTACCTGCTGGGGCCGACCCACGAGGAGATGTTCACCCTCCTGGTGAAGGACATCTGTTCCTCCTACAAGAGTCTGCCGCTGGCCCTCTACCAGATCCAGACCAAGTACCGGGACGAGGCACGGCCGAGGGCCGGCATCCTTCGCGGGCGCGAATTCGTCATGAAGGACTCGTACTCCTTCGACATCGACGACGCCGGTCTGGAAGCCTCCTACCAGCGACACCGGGAGGCCTACATCCGCATCTTCGACCGGCTGGGGCTGCGGTACGTCATCGTCGCCGCGACGTCCGGCGCGATGGGAGGCAGTGCGTCGGAGGAGTTCCTGGCCGACTCGGAGGTCGGCGAGGACACGTACGTGCGCTCGCCCGGCGGGTACGCGGCCAACGTCGAGGCGGTCACCACGCCGGTCCCGGATTCGATCCCGTTCGACGACGAACTCCCGGCGCAGATCCGGGACACCCCGGACACACCCACCATCGAGAGCCTCGTCGCCCTCTCCAACACGAGTTTCCCGCGGGCCGACCGATCCTGGACAGCAGCCGACACGCTCAAGAACCTGATCGTGACGCTCCGGATGCCGGACGGCACCCGGGAGGCCTTGGCGATCGGCCTGCCCGGCGACCGGGAGGTGGACATGAAGCGGCTCGAGGCACAGATGGCACCGGCCGAGATCGAGCCGTTCACCGAGGAGGACTTCAGACGTCACCCCACCCTGGTCAAGGGCTACATCGGGCCGGGTGTTCTCGGCACCGCGAAGTCGAGCGGGATCCGGTACCTGCTGGACCCGAGGATCGTCCCCGGGACGCGGTGGATCACCGGCGCGGACGCCCACGGCAAGCATGTCTTCGACCTGACGGCCGGCCGGGATTTCACCGGTGAGGGTGTGGTGGAGGCGGCCGAGATCCTTGCGGGCGACCCGGCGCCGGACGGATCCGGTCCGCTGTCGCTGGCCAGGGGCATCGAGATGGGGCACATCTTCCAACTGGGGCGCAAGTATGCCGACGCGCTCGGCCTGCAGGTGCTCGACCAGAACGGGAAACTGGTCACCGTCACCATGGGCTCCTACGGAGTCGGTGTCTCACGCGCGGTCGCCGCGGTTGCCGAGAACTCCCACGACGACAAGGGTCTCATCTGGCCCCGCGAGCTGGCGCCGGCCGATGTGCACCTGGTGATGGCCGGCAAGTGGCCGGAGGTGGTGGCCGCCGCCGAGGAGATCGCGGGCGAGCTGGACGCCGCGGGCATCTCGGTGCTGCTCGACGACCGCAAGGTGTCACCAGGGGTGAAGTTCGCCGACGCCGAACTGCTGGGCGTGCCGACGATCCTGGTCGTGGGCCGCGGCGTCGGTGACGGCACGGTGGAGATCAAGGACCGCCGCTCCGGGCAGGGCACGGAGGTGGCGGTCGGCGAGGTGGTCGACCGGCTCAAGGCGATCGTCGCGTCCTAG
- a CDS encoding GNAT family N-acetyltransferase has product MDGFTSRPVLTSDAPALLEIELAAERAEPAQHFVDLVRIREELAQPGIDLEQGSIAVLSGESIVGVGLLQARPAEESWKAGLFGGVLPEFRRRGIGRMILDGLQDKALALRARAGQGDLPGELMMWVGGGRASAAAFAAAAGFSSRRYFFEMRADLAQDVTTPSVDGIEIRAWSPADDDGARLAYNEAFADHWGSTPMTVDRWRTSFAGSAFFRPEFSRVALADGTVVGFVMVAEFPAATEANGHRTGYVDRVGSVRSVRGRGVAAAMLTDSMRAQRESGCRYAELGVDADSPTGAGRLYERLGYVLLHTNQVLGLDF; this is encoded by the coding sequence ATGGATGGCTTCACCTCTCGACCAGTGCTCACCTCCGATGCGCCGGCGCTGCTGGAGATCGAACTGGCTGCCGAAAGGGCAGAACCCGCACAGCACTTCGTCGATCTGGTCCGAATCCGGGAGGAGCTGGCACAGCCGGGCATCGACCTCGAACAGGGCAGCATCGCCGTGCTGTCCGGGGAGTCGATCGTCGGTGTCGGCCTGCTGCAGGCTCGTCCCGCCGAAGAGTCGTGGAAGGCCGGCCTGTTCGGCGGAGTGCTACCGGAATTCCGGCGCCGCGGAATCGGCCGGATGATCCTGGACGGCCTCCAGGACAAGGCGCTGGCCCTGCGGGCGCGGGCCGGCCAGGGGGACCTGCCCGGCGAACTGATGATGTGGGTAGGTGGAGGTCGGGCCTCCGCAGCAGCGTTCGCGGCGGCCGCCGGGTTCAGCAGCCGCCGGTATTTCTTCGAGATGCGGGCCGACCTGGCTCAGGACGTCACCACGCCGTCGGTGGACGGCATCGAGATCCGTGCCTGGAGCCCGGCCGACGACGACGGTGCGCGGCTGGCCTACAACGAGGCTTTCGCCGACCACTGGGGTTCGACCCCGATGACGGTGGACCGGTGGCGGACCAGTTTCGCCGGCTCGGCGTTCTTCCGACCCGAGTTCTCCCGGGTGGCGCTCGCCGACGGCACGGTGGTCGGTTTCGTGATGGTCGCAGAGTTCCCGGCCGCGACCGAGGCCAACGGCCATCGCACCGGATACGTCGACCGGGTGGGATCGGTCCGGTCGGTGCGGGGCCGGGGAGTGGCCGCGGCGATGCTCACCGATTCGATGCGGGCCCAGCGCGAGTCCGGTTGCCGCTACGCCGAACTCGGGGTGGACGCCGATTCGCCGACCGGTGCCGGCCGACTCTACGAGCGGCTCGGCTACGTCCTGCTGCACACCAACCAGGTGCTCGGGCTGGACTTTTGA
- a CDS encoding GNAT family N-acetyltransferase — translation MIGSAGLHRRVGPSGLEIGYWVDRDHLRQGVATATARALTDLAFTVDGIDSVQISHDATNLASAGVPFQLGYDRLPNHPSIAQPGTAGSGVEGVWLVRRDQWSNCPARRG, via the coding sequence GTGATCGGGTCCGCCGGGTTACATCGGCGCGTCGGCCCCAGCGGCTTGGAGATCGGATATTGGGTTGATCGAGATCACCTCAGACAGGGCGTGGCCACTGCCACCGCGCGTGCGCTGACGGATCTGGCGTTTACGGTCGACGGTATCGACAGCGTCCAGATCAGCCACGACGCGACCAACCTGGCCAGTGCGGGTGTTCCTTTTCAGCTTGGGTACGACCGCTTGCCAAACCACCCGTCCATTGCGCAACCCGGCACGGCTGGCAGCGGAGTCGAGGGTGTCTGGCTCGTCCGCCGAGACCAATGGTCTAACTGCCCAGCTCGCCGCGGGTAG
- a CDS encoding IS66 family transposase, which yields MADPTYSELAELVAAQAQKIQQLEARIAEMAAEIVELKRRLGTNSRNSSMPPSTDRLDRSPARREQAKAGRKPGKQPGGQGFALRRTDTPDVTVDHRPAACGGCGSGLAGAVEVGILARQVTDIPATTATVTEHRLHRLRCRCGHVNTAAAPAGVDRPVQYGPNIRALACYLVVFQHIPVHRAQTLIADVTGTRPSVGWISSVIEQVADLLTESTDAVKAHLNVGPVLHVDETTVKVNGVKWWLHVACTQKLTAYHLHQSRGRTAVDEFAVLPGYTGTAVHDGLTVYDGAKYATARHAWCGAHITREIVAAADENPHAAWPTAAIQAYQALNTAAHQARDAGHTQISPTELTRLTADFHQAILVGLAQNSRHAGLKQSKTRNLLERLHRHDDKVLLFARDLRVPFTNNQAERDVRPAKTQANISGSHRSETGAKAWLTVRAHISTLRKHGLNTLDGIRNTILGDPWKPALS from the coding sequence GTGGCCGATCCTACCTACTCCGAACTTGCGGAGCTGGTCGCCGCCCAGGCCCAGAAGATCCAGCAACTGGAAGCCAGGATCGCCGAGATGGCTGCTGAGATCGTCGAGTTGAAGCGGCGGTTGGGCACCAACTCGAGGAACTCCTCGATGCCGCCATCCACCGACCGGCTGGACCGCTCCCCGGCCCGGCGGGAGCAGGCCAAGGCCGGACGTAAGCCCGGGAAACAACCCGGCGGTCAAGGGTTCGCGTTGCGCCGCACCGACACCCCCGACGTCACCGTCGATCACCGACCCGCCGCGTGCGGCGGCTGCGGATCCGGCCTGGCCGGCGCGGTCGAAGTGGGAATCCTGGCTCGGCAGGTGACCGACATCCCGGCAACCACCGCCACGGTGACCGAGCACCGCCTGCACCGGTTGCGCTGCCGCTGCGGCCACGTCAACACCGCCGCCGCGCCAGCCGGAGTGGACCGGCCAGTGCAGTACGGACCGAACATCCGGGCGTTGGCGTGCTACCTGGTGGTGTTCCAGCACATCCCGGTCCACCGGGCGCAAACGTTGATCGCCGACGTCACCGGCACCCGACCGTCCGTCGGGTGGATCAGCTCGGTCATCGAGCAGGTCGCGGACCTGCTCACCGAATCCACCGACGCCGTGAAAGCGCACCTCAATGTCGGCCCGGTGCTGCACGTCGATGAAACGACGGTGAAGGTCAACGGGGTGAAATGGTGGCTGCACGTCGCCTGCACCCAGAAGCTCACCGCCTACCACCTGCACCAATCCCGCGGCCGGACCGCCGTCGACGAGTTCGCGGTGCTCCCGGGCTACACCGGCACCGCCGTCCACGACGGCCTGACCGTCTACGACGGCGCCAAGTACGCCACCGCCCGACACGCCTGGTGCGGTGCGCACATCACCCGCGAAATCGTCGCCGCCGCCGACGAAAACCCCCACGCAGCGTGGCCCACCGCAGCGATCCAGGCCTACCAAGCTCTGAACACCGCCGCCCACCAGGCCCGTGACGCCGGCCACACTCAGATCAGCCCCACCGAACTGACCCGCCTGACCGCCGACTTCCACCAGGCCATCCTCGTCGGCCTCGCCCAGAACTCCCGCCACGCCGGCCTCAAGCAATCCAAGACCCGGAACCTGCTGGAACGACTGCACCGCCACGACGACAAGGTGCTGCTGTTCGCCCGCGACCTGAGGGTGCCGTTCACCAACAACCAGGCCGAACGAGACGTCAGACCAGCCAAAACGCAGGCCAACATCTCCGGATCCCACCGATCCGAAACCGGCGCGAAAGCGTGGCTCACCGTCCGAGCCCACATCTCCACCCTACGAAAACACGGACTCAACACACTCGACGGAATCCGCAACACCATCCTTGGCGACCCCTGGAAACCAGCCCTCAGCTGA
- a CDS encoding ankyrin repeat domain-containing protein, whose translation MTGFDERLGDMRQDGEIQTLEDFVAYGPVRRGPELVIREVAAHLGLTDPQWLRPLPPVNRQAIDLARRGDTTGLLGLVRSGVGVDAADHQGYSLLWSATVNGRVDTALALISAGADVSRRFRYGTEVLHAAVTGGHVRLVAAICAAGVAVDAVEDVRGDTALSLAVRSPNACPMAQLLIAAGADVDRRRRDGRTALVLAVRSGDIELAGLLLTSGADPNLVDADGSSALHMAAESSRTSAYRLLLEAGANPAQCNRWRSTP comes from the coding sequence GTGACCGGGTTTGACGAGCGGCTCGGTGACATGAGGCAGGACGGTGAAATCCAGACCCTCGAGGACTTTGTTGCCTACGGGCCCGTCCGTCGTGGTCCCGAACTGGTGATCCGAGAGGTCGCCGCTCATCTCGGACTGACCGATCCGCAATGGCTGCGTCCGCTGCCGCCTGTCAATCGGCAGGCGATCGATCTTGCGCGCCGTGGCGACACCACTGGCCTGCTCGGTCTGGTCCGATCCGGGGTCGGCGTCGATGCTGCCGACCACCAGGGTTACAGCTTGCTGTGGTCGGCGACAGTGAATGGCCGGGTCGACACGGCGCTCGCACTGATCTCGGCCGGCGCCGATGTCAGCCGGCGCTTCCGCTACGGGACTGAAGTACTGCACGCGGCCGTGACCGGTGGCCACGTCCGTTTGGTGGCGGCGATCTGCGCAGCCGGGGTCGCCGTCGACGCGGTGGAGGATGTGCGTGGCGACACGGCATTGTCGCTCGCCGTCCGCAGCCCGAATGCGTGTCCGATGGCGCAGCTCCTCATCGCGGCGGGTGCGGATGTGGACCGTCGACGTCGCGACGGACGTACGGCATTGGTGCTCGCTGTTCGTTCAGGGGACATCGAGTTGGCCGGGCTGCTGTTGACTTCTGGAGCCGACCCGAATCTGGTCGATGCCGATGGATCGAGCGCTCTGCACATGGCAGCAGAATCCTCTCGGACATCTGCCTACCGGTTACTGCTGGAAGCGGGCGCGAACCCAGCACAGTGCAACCGGTGGAGGAGCACCCCTTGA
- the rimP gene encoding ribosome maturation factor RimP produces MAAADQARLREVVDAVVTRAGYDLEELTVVAAGRRRLLRVVIDSDHGVDLDDAAAVSRDISGEFDDLDDDADPMGAAAYTLEVTSPGIGRPLTLPRHFRRARGRLLAVTGPDGAALIGRVLRAGDTEVVLLVGKSGLESRTLAYSEIARARVEVEFGPPSAAVLALLGPETADKFDQDEPVDLGDEDVPDEEDDLPDDEEDLPDDDEEDDEVRTRR; encoded by the coding sequence ATGGCAGCGGCAGACCAGGCGAGACTGCGTGAAGTGGTCGACGCCGTCGTCACCCGTGCCGGGTACGACCTGGAGGAGCTGACGGTCGTCGCGGCCGGTCGCCGCCGTCTGCTGCGGGTGGTGATCGACTCCGACCACGGTGTCGACCTCGACGACGCGGCCGCCGTCAGCCGGGACATCTCCGGGGAGTTCGACGATCTGGACGACGACGCCGATCCGATGGGCGCTGCGGCCTACACGCTGGAGGTCACCAGCCCGGGCATCGGACGGCCGCTGACGCTGCCCCGTCATTTTCGTCGGGCCAGGGGCCGGCTGCTGGCCGTCACCGGACCCGACGGTGCGGCGCTGATCGGTCGGGTATTGCGGGCGGGGGACACCGAGGTCGTCCTGCTGGTCGGGAAGTCGGGGCTGGAATCGAGAACGCTGGCCTACTCCGAGATCGCCAGGGCCAGGGTCGAGGTGGAGTTCGGTCCGCCCTCGGCGGCCGTGCTCGCGCTCCTCGGGCCCGAGACCGCGGACAAGTTCGACCAGGACGAGCCGGTCGACCTCGGGGACGAGGATGTGCCGGACGAAGAAGACGATCTGCCGGACGACGAAGAAGATCTGCCGGACGACGACGAAGAAGACGATGAGGTTCGAACGAGAAGATGA
- a CDS encoding ankyrin repeat domain-containing protein, with amino-acid sequence MEEHPLMEAALHGRLVGVRALLAADADVNAAAEDGSTALMHACYRRPVVEVIALLIDHGAWVNAARTDGYTALMSAARNGTAATVELFWACGADIAAVDGTGRDALAHATDAGNADTAKILRAVGPTNER; translated from the coding sequence GTGGAGGAGCACCCCTTGATGGAGGCCGCGTTGCACGGCCGGCTTGTCGGGGTTCGTGCGCTGCTCGCCGCCGACGCCGATGTCAATGCCGCAGCCGAGGATGGTTCGACGGCTCTGATGCACGCGTGCTACCGCCGCCCGGTGGTCGAGGTCATCGCGCTGCTGATCGACCACGGAGCGTGGGTGAATGCGGCCCGGACAGACGGTTACACCGCCTTGATGTCGGCTGCTCGAAATGGAACAGCAGCGACCGTCGAGCTGTTCTGGGCCTGCGGTGCTGATATCGCGGCCGTCGACGGGACCGGACGGGACGCGTTGGCTCATGCCACTGATGCCGGCAATGCCGACACGGCGAAGATCCTGCGGGCTGTCGGTCCCACGAACGAACGGTAG
- a CDS encoding IS5 family transposase (programmed frameshift), translated as MSSPSSRYRVFSDEQWQRIERLLPTNVGRRGHPFGEHRRVVEGIAYRYRAGIPWRDLPRDVFGPWQTVWKRHRRYAGDGTWDRVLAALLTDADAAGQIDWTVSVDATINRAHQHKHDTARAGHRAVSNYKNLPLVDAEPAGHGIGRSRGGLTTKIHHAVDGKGRPLAIVITGGQRNDGAVLEQVLADIRVPRRGRGRPRTRPDAVLADKAYAAGITRRMLQRRGIKVVIPLKSDQIAARKRKGSKGGRPPALDRQMYRERNVVGRSFALIKQWRGLATRYDKLAITYRAAVVLSACIVWNRLLEDTP; from the exons ATGAGTTCTCCTTCGTCGCGGTACCGCGTCTTCAGTGACGAGCAGTGGCAACGGATCGAGCGGTTGTTGCCGACAAATGTTGGCCGGCGGGGTCATCCGTTCGGTGAGCACCGGCGGGTGGTGGAAGGCATCGCCTACCGGTACCGGGCCGGGATCCCCTGGCGGGACTTGCCTCGGGACGTGTTCGGACCGTGGCAGACCGTGTGGAAGCGGCACCGCCGGTACGCCGGAGACGGCACCTGGGACCGGGTGCTCGCGGCGTTGTTGACCGACGCTGACGCTGCCGGTCAGATCGACTGGACCGTGTCGGTGGATGCCACCATCAACCGCGCCCACCAGCACAAACACGACACGGCCCGAGCAGGACACAGG GCAGTATCGAACTACAAGAATCTGCCACTGGTCGATGCTGAACCTGCAGGTCACGGCATTGGCAGGTCCCGGGGCGGGTTGACCACGAAGATCCACCACGCGGTCGATGGCAAGGGCCGGCCACTGGCGATCGTCATCACCGGTGGGCAACGCAACGACGGTGCCGTCCTGGAACAGGTACTGGCCGACATCCGGGTTCCGCGCCGAGGTCGGGGGCGACCACGGACCCGACCCGATGCCGTCCTGGCGGACAAGGCCTACGCCGCCGGGATCACCCGCAGGATGCTGCAGCGCCGCGGGATCAAGGTGGTCATTCCGCTCAAGAGCGACCAGATCGCCGCCCGCAAACGTAAGGGCAGCAAGGGTGGCCGTCCACCTGCGCTGGACCGCCAGATGTACCGGGAACGCAACGTTGTCGGGCGTTCCTTCGCTTTGATCAAGCAGTGGCGGGGGCTGGCCACCCGCTACGACAAGCTCGCCATCACCTACCGCGCGGCAGTGGTGCTTTCGGCGTGCATCGTCTGGAACCGACTATTGGAAGACACGCCCTAG
- a CDS encoding ferritin-like domain-containing protein, translated as MTTPVTPAPQAAVSGAPRSVPTTPAPTTAAPRTAAPTTAAGKLANDVAKALQVALAAEQVAVWVYDLVAAYDPDDANIIATIRNGHLARRDATAGLLTGGGAKAPIAAPGYSIPQQVNDPRSARALSATIEGDCAAAWRGVIGSTDSVALRTTALAGLSDSAVWLTTMKVAAKTQPATVAFPGGV; from the coding sequence ATGACGACACCCGTGACCCCCGCTCCGCAGGCCGCCGTGTCCGGCGCGCCGCGTTCGGTCCCGACCACCCCCGCACCCACGACTGCGGCACCCAGAACTGCGGCCCCGACCACTGCGGCCGGGAAACTGGCCAACGACGTCGCCAAGGCCCTGCAGGTCGCTCTGGCCGCAGAGCAGGTGGCGGTCTGGGTCTACGACCTGGTCGCGGCCTACGACCCCGACGACGCCAACATCATCGCGACCATCCGGAACGGCCACCTGGCCAGACGGGACGCGACGGCCGGACTGCTGACCGGCGGAGGCGCCAAGGCCCCGATCGCGGCGCCCGGTTACTCGATCCCCCAGCAGGTCAACGACCCCAGGAGCGCCAGAGCCCTCAGCGCGACGATCGAGGGTGACTGCGCGGCCGCCTGGCGAGGCGTCATCGGTTCGACCGACAGCGTCGCCCTCCGGACCACGGCCCTGGCCGGACTGTCCGACTCGGCCGTCTGGCTGACCACCATGAAGGTGGCCGCGAAGACCCAGCCGGCGACCGTCGCCTTCCCCGGCGGGGTCTGA
- a CDS encoding transposase, producing the protein MVHFDETGLRCEGRNHWLHSASTPAFTRLFFHRRRGTEAMAKMNILPGFTGTAVHDAWAPYDTYTAARHALCNAHLLRELQAVTDHHHASNTDLPGAWCWAQQVRDALLTLHKAAAAHPDTPVDQAVIAAETVKIRHALLAATHPDGAIGRKHRALARRIHRREVDYLKFASDPAIPFTNNPAEQEIRMTKIRQKISGTMRTEKGAGHFADLRSYLQTTAKHGVPALAALTQLTSRNPWLPAHT; encoded by the coding sequence GTGGTGCACTTTGATGAGACCGGGCTGCGCTGCGAAGGTCGCAACCACTGGCTGCACTCCGCGTCCACCCCGGCCTTCACCAGACTGTTCTTCCACCGCAGACGCGGTACCGAAGCGATGGCCAAGATGAACATCCTGCCCGGCTTCACCGGCACCGCCGTCCACGACGCGTGGGCACCGTATGACACCTACACCGCCGCGCGGCATGCGCTGTGCAATGCGCATCTGCTCCGCGAGCTACAGGCCGTCACCGACCACCACCACGCCAGCAACACAGACCTGCCCGGCGCCTGGTGCTGGGCGCAGCAAGTCCGCGACGCGCTGCTCACCCTGCACAAAGCGGCCGCCGCCCACCCCGACACCCCCGTCGACCAGGCGGTCATCGCCGCCGAAACCGTCAAGATCCGGCACGCCCTCCTCGCCGCCACCCACCCCGACGGCGCCATCGGCCGCAAACACCGAGCACTGGCCCGCCGCATCCACCGCAGAGAAGTCGACTACCTCAAATTCGCCTCCGACCCGGCGATCCCGTTCACCAACAACCCCGCCGAACAAGAGATCCGCATGACCAAGATCCGACAGAAAATATCGGGCACCATGCGCACCGAAAAAGGAGCCGGACACTTCGCGGACCTCCGCTCCTACCTACAAACGACCGCAAAACACGGCGTACCAGCCCTGGCCGCCCTCACCCAGCTGACCAGCAGGAACCCCTGGCTACCCGCCCACACTTGA
- a CDS encoding YlxR family protein, with protein MTSWTDVLEKSTGPIRTCVGCRDKVDASTLLRVVAVAGVLTPDPRHRLPGRGAWLHSRVECLDLAGRRRAFGRALRLASVTPESSEVREFLARVHRKQVDPS; from the coding sequence ATCACCAGTTGGACGGATGTCTTGGAGAAGTCGACCGGTCCGATCCGCACGTGCGTCGGTTGCCGTGACAAGGTGGACGCCTCAACACTGCTCCGCGTCGTCGCCGTGGCTGGGGTTCTCACCCCGGATCCCCGGCACCGGCTCCCCGGAAGGGGGGCGTGGCTGCATTCCCGTGTGGAATGCCTGGACCTCGCGGGGCGTCGTCGTGCGTTCGGACGGGCCCTGCGCCTGGCATCCGTGACGCCCGAAAGTTCAGAGGTTCGAGAGTTCCTCGCCCGAGTACATCGAAAGCAGGTCGACCCGTCGTGA